TTCCTGAGCAGAGCTACGGTCTCCTGTTTCTGGGCTGGCAGTAACTCGGCCACGACCCGTTCGATGCCAACCTCGCTACCGACTGCCTGGGCGGTGGTGCGGTTATCGCCGGTAAGCATGACCGGCGTGATACCCAGAGTCTTCAGTTCCGCAATTGTCCGGGCTGAGTCCGGTTTGACCGCATCCGCGACACCGATTAGTCCGAGTGCTCTGCCGTCGTAGCTGACAAAAAGAACGGTTCTTGCCCGGGCTTCGAGCTCTGAAGCCCTGGTATGCAGCGGCTCTGTCTTGATGCCGTGTTCGGCCAGGAGCTTCTCCTTGCCGGCCAGGGCTAGCCTACCATTGACCACTCCCTTGATTCCAAGGCCGGGCACGGCTTGGACGCCAGAGGCAAACAGATTCATCTCCTCCTTTTTGTTCTCTCCCCTTCTAGGGGAAAAGAAGGGTGAGGGCTGAATCGGACAGGTTTGACCCGTTGGACAAGTCTGACTTCCCGCAGCCACGATAACCGCCTGGGCCAGAGGATGCTCTGAGCCGCGCTCAAGTGCGGCCGCGACCAACACCAGTTCCTCCTTGCTAACGCCTGGTACTGGAACCAAGTCAGTCACCTCAGGCCGTCCACGGGTTATCGTGCCAGTCTTGTCGAACACCACCGCTTTTATGTCTTTCAGCGCCTGAATCGCCTCGCCTGAGCGGAAAAGGATGCCTCGCTCCGCGGCCATGCCTGACCCGACCATGAGTGCGGTTGGGGTAGCCAAGCCCAAGGCACATGGGCAAGCGATGACGAGGACCGCCACGCCCGCGAAAAAGGCAAGCGAGAAAACCGGCAATTGGGGGTCAACCCAAGGCAAGAACCCGGCGGCCCAGTTCAGGACCGGCTGGAATACGGATGGGAAGGTAAGCCAGGCAAGGAAAGTTACCGCTGCGACTACAAGCACGGCCGGTACGAAGCGTGCTGTGACCTTGTCGGCAAACGCCTGAACCGGAATCTTGGACCCCTGGGCTTCTTCTACCAGCCTGATGACTTTGGCAAGGAAAGTGTCAGCGCCGACTCTGGTTGCTTCCACGCTGATGACGCCGTTGCCGTTGATCGTCGCGCCGATAACCTCATCTCCGGGCTTCTTCTCTACCGGCATTGCCTCACCGGTGGCCATTGACTCATCCACCGTAGTTGAACCATCCAGAATCCGGCCGTCAGTCGGTATCTTCTCGCCCGGCTTCACGATCATCACGTCCCCGAGCCGGAGTTGCGCGACCGGGACCTCCTTCTCAGTTCCGTCACTCAAGCGCACTCGCGCGGTCTTTGCTCCGAGCGCAACCAGTTTCCGAATCGCCTGCGAAGCCCGACCCTTGGACCTGCTCTCGATGTACCGGCCGGTAAGAAACACCGCCATTACCATGCCGCCGGCGTCAGCGAAGCTCTTGATTGGCAAACCGGCCAGCACCGCAATTCCAGAAACCAGGGCGGACGCTACGCCGAGCACGATGAGAACGTCCATTGATGCCGACCCAGCCCGCACCGAGGTCCACGCGCCCTTCAGGGTGTTCCAGCCCGGGCCGAACAAAGTCGCAGCACAGAACGTGACATCAAGGATTATCATTCCGGGCAGATGCCAGTGCAGCAGGTTGTGCAGAAGCATCAAGAGCATCGGTACGCCGCCCAGCACCCAGGCCCAGATGAGTCTTCTTGCCGCGTGCTGCTGCTCGGCGTCGGCCCTGTCTTCCTCACCTACGGCACTGCGAATGATGTCATACCCTGCGTCGGTCACCGCCTTCTCCAAGTCAACTAAGGATGCTACCTTTGGGTTGT
Above is a window of candidate division WOR-3 bacterium DNA encoding:
- a CDS encoding heavy metal translocating P-type ATPase, whose protein sequence is MKQHSTVHVDPVCKMKVVEGHEAATSEYRGTKYYFCNVNCKVRFDKEPERFVSGRTQPVVRTQNKEPRTERDRAERPDSGRPARTHTVTLSIGGMSCASCVATVERVLLRVPGVKSAVVNFAVEKAIVEYNPKVASLVDLEKAVTDAGYDIIRSAVGEEDRADAEQQHAARRLIWAWVLGGVPMLLMLLHNLLHWHLPGMIILDVTFCAATLFGPGWNTLKGAWTSVRAGSASMDVLIVLGVASALVSGIAVLAGLPIKSFADAGGMVMAVFLTGRYIESRSKGRASQAIRKLVALGAKTARVRLSDGTEKEVPVAQLRLGDVMIVKPGEKIPTDGRILDGSTTVDESMATGEAMPVEKKPGDEVIGATINGNGVISVEATRVGADTFLAKVIRLVEEAQGSKIPVQAFADKVTARFVPAVLVVAAVTFLAWLTFPSVFQPVLNWAAGFLPWVDPQLPVFSLAFFAGVAVLVIACPCALGLATPTALMVGSGMAAERGILFRSGEAIQALKDIKAVVFDKTGTITRGRPEVTDLVPVPGVSKEELVLVAAALERGSEHPLAQAVIVAAGSQTCPTGQTCPIQPSPFFSPRRGENKKEEMNLFASGVQAVPGLGIKGVVNGRLALAGKEKLLAEHGIKTEPLHTRASELEARARTVLFVSYDGRALGLIGVADAVKPDSARTIAELKTLGITPVMLTGDNRTTAQAVGSEVGIERVVAELLPAQKQETVALLRKEFGPVAMVGDGINDAPALKAADVGIAIGTGTDIAIESSDVTLVRGDLSGVVSAVRLSHATFNKIRQNLFWAFFYNTVAIPIAMLGLLHPIVAEVAMALSSINVVTNSLRLRRLRV